The following are encoded in a window of Pelecanus crispus isolate bPelCri1 chromosome 6, bPelCri1.pri, whole genome shotgun sequence genomic DNA:
- the SYNJ2BP gene encoding synaptojanin-2-binding protein produces the protein MNGSAAGGGFSEQVISLTRRPSGLGFNIVGGTDQQYISNDSSIYVSRIKKDGAAYLDGRLQEGDKILAVNGRDLKDLRHKDAVELFRNAGYDVSLKIQRRLQPQNGPVGHRGDGESGGLPLAAILVPGLALAAAAVWILLRYRQRM, from the exons ATGAAcggcagcgcggcgggcggcggcttCTCCGAGCAGGTCATCAGCCTCACCCGCAGACCCTCAG GGCTGGGCTTCAACATTGTTGGTGGGACAGATCAGCAGTACATTTCCAATGACAGCAGCATCTATGTCAGCCGGATCAAAAAGGATGGGGCAGCTTACCTTGATGGCCGATTACAAGAAGGAGATAAAATTTTAGCG GTCAATGGCAGAGACTTGAAGGATTTGCGGCACAAGGATGCTGTGGAACTGTTCAGGAATGCAGGCTATGACGTGTCTCTGAAAATTCAGCGCAGA ttGCAGCCACAAAATGGCCCTGTGGGTCATCGAGGTGATGGAGAATCAGGTGGGCTTCCTCTAGCAGCCATTCTTGTGCCAGGCCTGGCGCTTGCCGCGGCAGCGGTCTGGATCTTGCTGAGGTATCGACAGCGGATGTGA
- the MED6 gene encoding mediator of RNA polymerase II transcription subunit 6, giving the protein MAAVDIRDNLLGISWVDSSWIPILNNSSVLDYFSERSNPFYDRTCNNEVVKMQRMTLDHLNQMVGVEYILLHAQEPILFIIRKQQRQSPTQVIPLADYYIIAGVIYQAPDLGSVINSRVLTAVHGIQSAFEEAMSYCRYHPSKGYWWHFKDQEEREKAKPKAKKKEEPSSIFQRQRVDALLLDLRQKFPPRFVQQKPGEKPIPVDQIKKEPEPAPEAVKPEEKETVKNAQQSAGAKGPPEKRMRLQ; this is encoded by the exons ATGGCGGCTGTGGATATCCGAG ATAATCTCTTGGGAATTTCCTGGGTTGACAGCTCCTGGATTCCAATATTAAACAATAGCAGTGTGTTGGACTATTTCTCGGAGCGAAGTAACCCATTCTATGACCGAACATGTAACAATGAAGTTGTCAAAATGCAGCGGATGACCTTGGACCATTTGAA CCAGATGGTTGGAGTAGAGTACATCCTCCTTCATGCTCAAGAGCCCATTCTCTTCATTATCCGGAAGCAGCAAAGGCAATCTCCAACACAAG TTATTCCATTGGCTGACTACTATATTATTGCTGGAGTGATTTACCAGGCACCTGACTTAGGGTCTGTCATTAACTCCAGAGTT CTCACTGCAGTGCATGGAATTCAGTCTGCTTTTGAAGAAGCTATGTCCTACTGTCGCTATCACCCGTCCAAGGGCTACTGGTGGCATTTCAAAGATCAAGAAGAACGAG AGAAAGCTAAACCAAAAGCCAAGAAGAAGGAGGAACCAAGTTCTATTTTCCAAAGGCAACGGGTAGATGCTTTGCTTCTAGACCTACGACAAAAGTTTCCACCCAGATTTGTTCAG CAAAAGCCTGGAGAAAAGCCTATCCCAG TGGATCAAATCAAGAAGGAACCAGAACCAGCCCCTGAAGCTGTCAagccagaggaaaaagagaCTGTAAAGAATGCTCAGCAGAGTGCTGGTGCTAAAGGACCACCTGAAAAACGGATGAGACTCCAGTGA
- the LOC104039060 gene encoding disintegrin and metalloproteinase domain-containing protein 20-like, with protein sequence MGVLLGLLVLLGCPTALGDLSGELRVAASWVTVPRQLSPRGGTNPLAVSFWLEVEGRPRVLRLRRRRGLVSHPFTLVTYGKDGARWEEHPFVRDNCFYQGEVYGSPGSLVALSTCGRGLHGVLWVEDSTYEIEPVPDDPAFQHILYRMEEANNPAGPTCGLTPEELQHQKALLPWFKAPKAEVEEEEMLKDWWTHIRYVKIVVVVDNVQFVKSGRNESEVLRQVIEIINIGDSLYEQLSIRLFLVGLEIWTKSNLINITNSGSKALHDFNKWRKSDLSPRIPHDTAHLFAFQSFGRSLGLAFLGSMCDNQWSSAVASLTHRKLSSFITTFVHELGHTLGMRHDEWGCKCRRKKCIMYESDVDTNAFSDCSYKDYFDLLGHGASCIHQPPAPGTFYPVKREYCGNKIVESREQCDCGSKSNCRKDPCCHPNCTLTAGSVCASGKCCKSCQVLPAGTLCRASTGACDLPEYCNGTSPWCPPDVYVQDGTPCKGGAYCYRGKCSSHSKQCQQLFGKQARAAPLDCFKAVNTRGDRFGNCGIRNNIHFTKCSIENILCGRIQCENIDKLPFLQNHVTLVQTPVGDKKCWGLDYHVGMPIADVGAVEDGTPCGRDLLCINRTCTGISLLNYDCNVTKCHDRGVCNNRKNCHCRYGWAPPYCEWEGFGGSVDSGPPPARQIFQRAKIGVTLLSLLFLCILGVTPTIRYKQEIVGWLRRKKAQFHRRK encoded by the coding sequence atgggggtgctgctggggttgctggtgctgctggggtgcCCCACCGCCTTGGGGGACCTGTCCGGGGAGCTGCGCGTCGCTGCCTCGTGGGTGACGGTGCCGCGGCAGTTGAGCCCCCGGGGGGGCACCAACCCCCTGGCCGTCTCCTTCTGGCTGGAGGTGGAGGGGCGGCCGCGGGTGCTGCGGCTGCGGCGCAGGCGGGGCCTGGTCTCCCACCCCTTCACCTTGGTCACCTACGGCAAGGACGGGGCCCGCTGGGAGGAGCACCCTTTTGTGCGGGACAACTGCTTCTACCAGGGCGAGGTGTACGGGAGCCCCGGCTCCCTGGTGGCCCTCAGCACCTGCGGCAGGGGCCTCCATGGCGTGCTCTGGGTGGAGGATAGCACCTACGAGATTGAGCCCGTCCCCGACGATCCGGCCTTCCAGCACATCCTCTACCGCATGGAGGAGGCCAACAACCCCGCGGGCCCCACCTGCGGGCTGACcccagaggagctgcagcaccAAAAGGCTTTGCTGCCCTGGTTCAAGGCCCCCaaggcagaggtggaggaggaggagatgctgaAGGACTGGTGGACGCACATCAGGTACGTGAAGATAGTAGTGGTCGTGGACAACGTGCAGTTTGTGAAGTCGGGCAGGAATGAATCCGAAGTCTTGAGGCAAGTCATAGAAATCATCAACATCGGGGACTCTCTGTACGAACAGCTTTCTATTCGGCTCTTTCTTGTGGGATTGGAGATTTGGACCAAAAGCAACCTTATAAACATCACTAACTCTGGCAGCAAGGCGCTTCACGACTTTAACAAATGGCGGAAGTCAGACCTGTCTCCACGGATCCCCCACGATACCGCTCacttatttgcatttcagagctTTGGAAGGAGCCTGGGATTGGCATTTCTAGGGTCCATGTGTGATAACCAGTGGTCATCAGCAGTTGCTTCTCTCACTCATAGGAAGTTGTCCTCATTTATTACCACATTTGTCCACGAGCTGGGCCATACTCTTGGTATGCGCCATGATGAATGGGGCTGTAAATGCAGACGAAAGAAATGCATTATGTATGAAAGCGATGTTGACACCAATGCGTTCAGTGACTGCAGTTACAAAGACTACTTCGACCTGCTTGGGCATGGTGCCAGCTGCATTCATCAACCACCAGCACCCGGCACTTTCTACCCTGTGAAGCGTGAATACTGTGGGAATAAGATAGTGGAAAGCAGAGAGCAATGCGACTGTGGTTCAAAATCAAACTGCAGAAAGGATCCTTGTTGTCACCCGAACTGTACGCTTACTGCAGGTTCAGTCTGTGCTTCTGGAAAATGTTGCAAGAGCTGTCAGGTCCTTCCAGCAGGAACACTCTGTAGAGCAAGTACTGGTGCCTGTGACCTGCCAGAGTATTGCAATGGGACTTCCCCTTGGTGCCCGCCAGACGTGTACGTACAAGATGGAACCCCTTGCAAAGGTGGTGCCTATTGCTATCGAGGAAAATGTTCTTCCCACAGTAAACAGTGCCAGCAACTCTTTGGCAAACAAGCCAGGGCCGCTCCTTTAGATTGCTTCAAAGCAGTGAATACTCGAGGTGACCGTTTTGGGAATTGTGGTATTCGTAACAATATCCATTTTACAAAATGCAGTATTGAGAATATCTTATGTGGTAGGATCCAGTGTGAAAACATAGACAAATTGCCTTTCTTGCAGAACCACGTAACACTAGTCCAAACCCCTGTTGGAGATAAAAAGTGTTGGGGTCTCGACTATCACGTAGGGATGCCAATAGCTGATGTGGGGGCTGTGGAAGATGGCACACCATGTGGTAGAGATCTGCTTTGTATCAACAGGACGTGTACCGGCATATCACTGCTGAACTATGACTGCAACGTGACAAAGTGTCATGACAGAGGAGTGTGTAACAACCGCAAGAACTGTCACTGCAGGTATGGCTGGGCTCCTCCGTATTGTGAATGGGAAGGATTTGGAGGTAGCGTTGACAGTGGACCCCCTCCAGCCAGGCAGATTTTTCAGAGAGCAAAAATAGGAGTAACGCTACTTagtcttctttttctctgtatccTTGGAGTAACCCCTACCATACGTTATAAACAGGAAATAGTGGGATGGCTTAGGAGGAAAAAGGCCCAattccacagaagaaaatag